A single region of the Nicotiana sylvestris chromosome 6, ASM39365v2, whole genome shotgun sequence genome encodes:
- the LOC138870316 gene encoding uncharacterized protein: protein MKILNEAHVPVKITVIHLEKIAGKIFEANRITFSDDEIPMESTKHNRALYLTVKYEDSVVSRVLVDNGSSANIYPLSTLQKLKIVTEIIHLNSVCVRGFDGGGKDSVGDIMLELSIGPVEFTMEFQVLDVVVSYNFLLGRPWIHAAKAVPSSLHQMVKFECDR, encoded by the coding sequence atgaagattttaaatgaggcacacgttcctgtTAAAATCACAGTGAttcacttggaaaagatagctggcAAGATCTTCGAAGCAAATAGGATCACTTTCTCGGACGATGAAATTCCTATGGAGAGTACAAAACACAACCGAGCTCTTTATCTCACCGTGAAGTATGAAGATTCTGTTGTctcaagggttttggttgataatGGATCTAGTGCGAATATTTATCCCCTGTCTACTCTGCAAAAACTAAAGATTGTCACCGAAATAATCCACTTGAACAGTGTGTGTGTTCGAGGCTTTGATGGGGGAGGTAAAGATTCTGTTGGAGATATAATGCTCGAATTgtcaatagggccagttgagtttaccatggaattccaagtgttagatGTGGTTGTCTCATACAATTTTTTGTTGGGCAGGCCCTGGATACATGCTGCTAAGGCAGTTCCGTCTTCTctgcaccaaatggtgaagttcgaaTGCGACAGgtag